The Gemmatimonadaceae bacterium DNA window TCCGGAGTCCGCTTCTTCCAACGAGACGCGCTCTTGTCGCGGGCCCCCGCGTCGCGCGGCCCCATGGCGGCGCGCATAATCGACGAGCACCCGCCGCATCACCCGCGCGGCGATTCCGAAGAACTGACCTTGACTGCTCCAGTTCGAATCCTGCTCGGCGAGCCGTAGGTATGCCTCGTGGACGAGCGCCGTCGTGGAAAGAGTGTGCCCAGCCGGCTCGGCGCCAAGCTGATAGTGGGCGAGGCGCCGAAGCTCCGCGTACACCAATGGAATCAACCGCTCCATGCCTTCTGGCGCGCCTCGGCGCAGCATGGCCAGGGCAGCGGTGATCTCCTCCGCGTGATCCTGTGACGGCACGGTGCGTTGCACGATTCGGGTTGGTTCTGCGCGTGTGCTTATGCGGCTTCCGCGCCGACTCTAGCCGGTGGCCGAACCTACGCCTGGCCCAGTGGCCCGGCAATAGGATCTCGCTGCCAACGTCAACCCCATTC harbors:
- a CDS encoding ECF-type sigma factor, with product MQRTVPSQDHAEEITAALAMLRRGAPEGMERLIPLVYAELRRLAHYQLGAEPAGHTLSTTALVHEAYLRLAEQDSNWSSQGQFFGIAARVMRRVLVDYARRHGAARRGGPRQERVSLEEADSGGGDALSVAAQRDELLALDDALERLATMDARLARVVECRFFGGLTEEETAEVLGVSRRTVASDWVIAKGWLYRALHTDDV